One Gordonia mangrovi genomic region harbors:
- a CDS encoding alpha/beta fold hydrolase, translating into MDATYDATKRELSTDQGTLRYHEAGDPSAPPLVLLHGSGPGVTGWRNYRGNLGFFTQTHRCYVIEFPGFGVSDPVEGHPVLTAGSSVIRFMDALGIESAPMIGNSMGGVVGVNLAIKKPDRVEKLVTIGGVGPNVFSPSPSEGLRLLQEFTDDPSRDKLVRWLSAMVYDRKLITEELIEERWQAAIHPDAQKTSQMMYGSAAFEMQQQFLAASDTPPYWSMMHKVACPTLLTWGRDDRVSPPDMAMVPMRLIPDAELHVFPQCGHWVMIEAKEAFEATVAAFLVR; encoded by the coding sequence GTGGATGCCACCTATGACGCGACCAAGCGCGAACTCTCGACCGACCAGGGCACACTCCGCTACCACGAGGCCGGCGATCCGTCGGCACCACCGCTGGTGCTGCTGCACGGTTCCGGCCCGGGTGTGACCGGCTGGCGCAACTACCGCGGCAATCTGGGGTTCTTCACGCAGACCCACCGTTGCTACGTGATCGAATTTCCCGGTTTCGGCGTGAGCGACCCAGTCGAAGGTCACCCGGTGTTGACCGCCGGGTCGTCGGTGATCCGATTCATGGACGCCCTCGGCATCGAGTCCGCGCCAATGATCGGCAACTCGATGGGCGGGGTCGTCGGCGTCAACCTCGCCATCAAGAAGCCCGACCGCGTCGAGAAGCTGGTGACCATCGGCGGGGTCGGACCCAACGTATTCAGTCCGAGCCCGAGCGAGGGCCTGCGCTTGTTGCAGGAGTTCACCGACGACCCGAGCCGCGACAAACTCGTGCGCTGGCTGTCGGCCATGGTCTACGACCGCAAGCTGATCACCGAGGAACTCATCGAGGAACGGTGGCAGGCCGCGATCCATCCGGACGCGCAGAAAACCTCTCAGATGATGTACGGGTCGGCGGCGTTCGAGATGCAGCAGCAATTCCTGGCCGCCTCCGACACCCCGCCCTACTGGTCGATGATGCACAAGGTCGCCTGTCCGACGCTGCTCACCTGGGGCCGCGACGACCGGGTCAGCCCACCGGACATGGCGATGGTACCGATGCGGCTGATCCCCGACGCCGAGTTACACGTGTTCCCCCAGTGCGGCCACTGGGTGATGATCGAGGCCAAGGAGGCCTTCGAGGCGACGGTCGCGGCGTTCCTGGTGCGCTGA
- a CDS encoding R2-like ligand-binding oxidase gives MTLADHKSHARADFASLRSGGLNWDSFPLRLFVKGNARFWDPAAIDFARDAQDWTDITDEQRRSTTYLVSQFIAGEEAVTQDIQPFMKAMADEGRFGDEMYLTQFCFEEAKHTQVFRWWMDAVGLTGDLQSFVADNPYYRQLFYDELPNSLHALETDPSPRNQVRASVTYNHVIEGSLALTGYYAWQTVCSRHQIFPGMQTLIRFIGNDERRHMAWGTFTCRRHVAADDSLWDVVTGRMEELMPLALGMINWVNEQFEEQPFGLDNNEFLVYAADRGQRRLSAIESARGRPVAEIDLDYSPEALEEQFGEEDAAAMGR, from the coding sequence ATGACTCTCGCCGACCACAAGTCGCACGCCCGCGCGGACTTCGCGTCACTGCGCAGCGGGGGGCTCAACTGGGACTCGTTTCCGTTGCGACTCTTCGTCAAAGGCAATGCCCGGTTCTGGGATCCGGCGGCGATCGACTTCGCGCGTGACGCCCAGGACTGGACCGACATCACCGACGAACAGCGCCGCAGCACCACCTACCTGGTGAGTCAGTTCATCGCCGGCGAAGAAGCCGTCACCCAGGACATCCAACCGTTCATGAAGGCCATGGCCGACGAGGGTCGCTTCGGCGACGAGATGTATCTGACGCAGTTCTGCTTCGAGGAGGCCAAACACACCCAGGTCTTTCGCTGGTGGATGGACGCGGTCGGGCTGACCGGAGATCTGCAGTCCTTCGTCGCCGACAATCCCTACTACCGGCAACTGTTCTACGACGAGCTGCCGAACTCGCTGCATGCACTCGAGACCGACCCCTCACCGCGCAATCAGGTCCGCGCCAGCGTCACCTACAACCACGTCATCGAAGGCAGTCTGGCGCTGACCGGCTACTACGCGTGGCAGACCGTGTGCTCGCGCCATCAGATCTTCCCCGGCATGCAGACGTTGATCAGATTCATCGGCAACGACGAGCGCCGACACATGGCGTGGGGAACGTTCACGTGCCGCCGCCACGTGGCCGCCGACGACTCACTGTGGGATGTGGTCACCGGGCGCATGGAGGAGCTCATGCCGTTGGCTCTGGGCATGATCAACTGGGTCAACGAGCAGTTCGAGGAGCAGCCCTTCGGCCTCGACAACAACGAGTTCCTCGTCTACGCCGCCGACCGCGGCCAGCGTCGACTCAGCGCCATCGAGTCCGCACGCGGGCGCCCCGTCGCCGAGATCGACCTCGACTACTCGCCGGAGGCGCTCGAGGAACAATTCGGGGAAGAGGACGCGGCCGCGATGGGGCGGTGA
- a CDS encoding MMPL family transporter — translation MATTPRLRWLIPALLLLGWLVIGGVTGPYAGKLSSVATNDNSAFLPASAESTEVNDMLAGFTDSDTVPAIVIAERPSGLTPADTEFLTTATAPLAGTEGFGAQFSPPIPSQDGQAAQMFIPISADGEPADYVAELRDALASPPDGLTVLVTGPAGQIADLGEAFAGIDGLLLLVAGVVVMLILFVVYRSPILPFVVIISAIFALGLASGLVYVLASTDVLELNGQSQGILFILVFGAATDYALLLVSRFREELTRSDDKYASIRAAWRATIEPISASAGTVILGVLCLLFSDLNSNRSLGPVAAIGIAASFIASMTFLPAALALLGRTAFWPLRPKHTDSSEPDSTHRFWAAIADRVAARPRAIWIGTLVVLLIGAAFAPTFKADGVAQTDYFLGSVDSVEGAEIQAEHFDAGSGAPTWVISEQPQGQAVLEAVRGVDGVASADLVREGGNPVVVDGKVAIEATLADNADSLAAQDTVVAIRDEVHPIDGANALVGGTTAIDLDTRTTAINDRNLIIPIVLVVVLAVLMLLLRSVAAPVMLLATTVISFAATLGVGALLFNGLFDFAGADPVVPLFAFVFLVALGIDYNIFLMTRVREEALTHGTRDGMLRGLTATGGVITSAGVVLAATFAALAVIPLLFLAQIAFLVAFGVLVDTLIVRTLLVPALTLDVGKRIWWPSALSR, via the coding sequence ATGGCGACCACGCCCCGGCTCCGCTGGCTCATCCCCGCCCTGCTGCTCCTCGGTTGGCTCGTCATCGGAGGTGTCACCGGCCCGTACGCCGGCAAACTCTCCTCGGTCGCCACCAATGACAACAGCGCGTTTCTCCCCGCGTCGGCGGAGTCCACCGAGGTCAACGACATGCTCGCCGGCTTCACCGACTCCGACACCGTGCCGGCGATCGTGATCGCCGAACGGCCGTCCGGTCTGACGCCTGCCGACACCGAGTTCCTCACCACGGCCACCGCGCCGCTGGCCGGCACGGAGGGGTTCGGCGCGCAGTTCTCGCCACCGATCCCGTCGCAGGACGGGCAGGCGGCACAGATGTTCATTCCGATCTCTGCCGACGGCGAGCCCGCCGACTACGTCGCGGAACTACGCGACGCGTTGGCGTCACCGCCCGACGGCCTGACGGTGCTGGTCACCGGCCCCGCGGGTCAGATCGCCGACCTGGGCGAGGCATTCGCCGGGATCGACGGGCTGTTGCTGCTGGTCGCCGGCGTCGTGGTGATGCTCATCCTGTTCGTCGTCTATCGCAGTCCAATCCTGCCGTTCGTGGTGATCATCTCGGCGATCTTCGCGCTCGGGCTCGCCTCGGGCCTGGTATACGTCCTCGCCTCGACCGACGTTCTGGAACTCAACGGCCAGAGCCAGGGCATCCTGTTCATCCTGGTGTTCGGTGCGGCCACCGACTACGCCCTGCTGCTGGTGTCGCGGTTCCGCGAGGAACTCACCCGCAGCGACGACAAGTACGCCTCCATCCGCGCCGCCTGGCGCGCCACGATCGAACCGATCAGCGCATCGGCCGGCACCGTCATCCTGGGCGTGCTGTGCCTCCTGTTCTCCGACCTCAACTCCAACCGCAGCCTGGGACCGGTGGCCGCCATCGGCATCGCCGCCTCATTCATCGCGTCGATGACGTTCCTGCCCGCAGCCCTGGCCCTGCTGGGCCGGACCGCGTTCTGGCCGCTGCGCCCGAAGCACACCGACTCGTCGGAGCCGGACAGCACCCACCGCTTCTGGGCGGCCATCGCCGACCGGGTCGCCGCGCGGCCCCGGGCCATCTGGATCGGCACCCTGGTGGTCCTGCTCATCGGCGCGGCGTTCGCCCCCACCTTCAAGGCCGACGGCGTCGCACAGACCGACTACTTCCTCGGTTCGGTCGACTCCGTTGAGGGCGCGGAGATCCAGGCGGAGCATTTCGACGCCGGTAGTGGCGCTCCCACCTGGGTGATCTCTGAGCAACCCCAGGGGCAGGCCGTGCTGGAGGCCGTCCGGGGCGTCGACGGTGTCGCCTCGGCCGACCTCGTCCGAGAAGGCGGCAACCCCGTCGTCGTCGACGGCAAGGTCGCGATAGAGGCGACCCTCGCCGACAACGCGGACTCATTGGCCGCCCAGGACACCGTGGTCGCGATCCGCGACGAGGTACACCCCATCGACGGCGCGAACGCGCTGGTCGGCGGCACCACGGCCATCGACCTCGACACCCGCACCACCGCGATCAACGACCGCAACCTGATCATCCCCATCGTGCTGGTGGTGGTGCTCGCGGTACTGATGCTGCTCCTGCGCAGCGTCGCGGCACCGGTGATGCTGCTCGCGACGACGGTCATCTCGTTCGCGGCGACCCTCGGGGTGGGCGCCCTGCTGTTCAACGGTCTGTTCGATTTCGCCGGCGCCGACCCGGTGGTCCCGCTGTTCGCGTTCGTGTTCCTGGTGGCGCTCGGCATCGACTACAACATCTTCCTGATGACCCGGGTCCGCGAAGAAGCGCTGACCCACGGCACACGCGACGGGATGCTGCGCGGGCTGACCGCCACCGGCGGTGTGATCACCTCGGCGGGTGTGGTGCTCGCGGCGACATTCGCTGCACTGGCGGTGATCCCACTGCTGTTCCTGGCGCAGATCGCGTTCCTGGTCGCATTCGGTGTCCTGGTCGACACCCTGATCGTGCGCACCCTGCTGGTACCCGCGCTCACCCTCGACGTCGGCAAGCGCATCTGGTGGCCGAGTGCGTTGTCGCGCTGA
- a CDS encoding NDMA-dependent alcohol dehydrogenase, with the protein MKTKGAILRNPGEKWQIEEFELGDPVAGEVQVKLVSSGLCHSDHHLRTGDSPAPMPVLGGHEGAGVVTKVGPGVTNLKEGDHVVTAFIPACGVCDPCSRGDQNFCDEGARLLTGLSIADDTHRAHTTDGQGLTQMCLLGTFAPYITVNQASLVKIEEDIPLQTAALLGCGVATGWGSAVEIGGTHAGDIVVVVGVGGVGINSVQGAAAAGARIVAAVDPVPFKRQMAEKMGATHTFESMEEALPVLGEISWGKMANTTILTVGEIDGSMIQPALSLTGKGGQVIVTGMGNFSSMDAQMNLFELTLLQKRVQGAIFGGASPRTQVPTLLNEYRAGKLNLSDLVTNTYRLDQINEAYDDMLEGNNIRGMIVYGDDDY; encoded by the coding sequence ATGAAGACCAAGGGGGCAATCCTCCGGAATCCGGGCGAGAAGTGGCAGATCGAGGAGTTCGAGCTCGGTGATCCGGTGGCCGGGGAAGTGCAGGTCAAGCTGGTCAGCTCGGGCCTGTGTCACTCCGATCACCATTTGCGGACGGGTGACAGCCCGGCGCCGATGCCGGTCCTCGGTGGCCACGAGGGTGCCGGCGTGGTGACCAAGGTGGGGCCGGGCGTGACGAACCTGAAGGAAGGTGACCATGTGGTCACCGCCTTCATTCCGGCCTGCGGTGTGTGTGATCCGTGTTCGCGCGGTGATCAGAATTTCTGCGACGAGGGCGCTCGCCTGCTGACGGGTCTGTCCATCGCCGATGACACCCATCGGGCGCACACCACCGACGGCCAGGGCCTCACCCAGATGTGCCTGTTGGGCACCTTCGCGCCGTACATCACCGTCAACCAGGCGTCGCTGGTCAAAATCGAAGAGGACATCCCGTTGCAGACCGCTGCCCTGCTCGGTTGCGGGGTGGCCACCGGATGGGGGTCGGCGGTCGAGATCGGCGGGACCCACGCCGGTGACATCGTCGTGGTGGTCGGCGTCGGTGGCGTCGGTATCAACTCCGTACAGGGGGCCGCAGCCGCGGGCGCCCGGATCGTCGCCGCCGTCGACCCGGTGCCGTTCAAACGTCAGATGGCCGAGAAGATGGGCGCCACACACACCTTCGAGTCGATGGAGGAGGCGCTGCCGGTCCTCGGCGAGATCAGCTGGGGCAAGATGGCCAACACCACCATCCTCACGGTCGGCGAGATCGACGGGTCGATGATCCAGCCCGCGCTGAGTCTGACCGGCAAGGGCGGTCAGGTCATCGTGACCGGTATGGGCAACTTCTCGTCCATGGACGCCCAGATGAACCTGTTCGAACTCACGCTCCTGCAGAAGCGGGTGCAGGGTGCGATCTTCGGTGGCGCGAGCCCGCGCACCCAGGTGCCGACCCTGCTCAACGAGTACCGCGCCGGCAAGCTGAACCTGAGTGATCTGGTGACCAACACCTACCGGCTCGACCAGATCAACGAGGCCTACGACGACATGTTGGAGGGCAACAACATCCGCGGCATGATCGTCTACGGCGACGACGACTACTGA
- a CDS encoding potassium channel family protein yields MRDLADARKNVGRRQVAAAIIRPIAAAVILLIGYFALPINKESSVNYLGLMVGALLLTAFCAWEIRHFIRSPYPVATAVEMLVAIGAFYIVGFATVYYLFSEYAHGSMSTQLTRIDALYFCLTVFTTTGFGDISAVSQGARVAVSIQMVSTLALLGLGLRFVNLLVNARVKR; encoded by the coding sequence TTGCGGGACCTGGCCGACGCGCGGAAGAACGTCGGTCGACGCCAGGTCGCGGCGGCGATCATCCGGCCGATCGCCGCCGCGGTGATCCTGTTGATCGGGTATTTCGCGCTGCCGATCAACAAGGAGAGTTCGGTCAACTATCTCGGGCTGATGGTGGGCGCGCTTCTCCTGACGGCGTTCTGCGCGTGGGAGATCCGGCATTTCATCCGGTCGCCGTACCCGGTGGCGACGGCGGTGGAGATGCTGGTGGCGATCGGCGCCTTCTACATCGTCGGTTTCGCCACCGTCTACTACTTGTTCTCCGAATACGCCCACGGCAGTATGAGCACCCAACTCACCCGGATCGACGCGCTCTACTTCTGCCTGACCGTGTTCACCACCACGGGTTTCGGTGACATCTCCGCGGTGTCCCAGGGGGCCCGGGTGGCCGTGTCGATCCAGATGGTCAGCACCCTGGCCCTGCTCGGCCTCGGCCTACGCTTCGTCAACCTCCTGGTGAACGCACGCGTCAAGCGCTAA
- a CDS encoding M13 family metallopeptidase, with protein sequence MTASQTDTSQVSGIDLNWVDDGVRVQDDLFAHVNGKWLETHVIPEDRSLDGAFHVLRDRAEENVRDIITECADAETLSGSDAQKIGDLYASFMDTDHIDALGIGPIRGELDKIAAITSTDELSLRIGRLQRHGVGGLFGFYVDTDAKQSDRYLVHVVQSGLGLPDESYYREDKHAETRDAYVAHVARMFGLAGVDESETRARAVLDLETALAGHHWDVVARRDAEKTYNLMTFADFADAAGALDASAWLGGLGTSSDTTFAEVVVGQPSFITGAGELVAARPLEEWKTWLTWKLLHSAAPYLSGDFVDENFAFYGRTLTGAETIRDRWKRGVGFVEDSAGFAVGKLYVDKHFGPEAKARMDELIDNLVAAYRRNITELEWMTPTTREKALTKLAKFTPKIGFPATWRDYDALTVDRNDLIGNVARASSFEQDREFAKIGQPVDHDEWFMTPQTVNAYYNPGMNEIVFPAAILQPPFFDPDADDAANYGGIGAVIGHEIGHGFDDQGAKYDGDGNLLDWWTDEDRTEFSARTRKLIDQYGDFTPVGLDEQYKVNGEFTIGENIGDLGGLSIALVAYRLATEGTTPPVIDGLTGEQRVFFSWAQIWRTKTRDAEAIRRLSIDPHSPPEFRCNGVVRNIDAFYDAFEVAPGDALYLDESERVRIW encoded by the coding sequence GTGACCGCTTCGCAGACTGACACCTCGCAGGTTTCCGGAATCGATCTCAACTGGGTGGACGACGGCGTCCGCGTCCAGGACGATCTGTTCGCCCACGTGAACGGCAAGTGGCTGGAAACTCACGTGATCCCCGAGGATCGCTCCCTCGACGGCGCCTTCCACGTGCTGCGCGATCGCGCCGAGGAGAACGTGCGCGACATCATCACCGAATGCGCCGATGCCGAGACGCTGAGTGGTTCGGACGCCCAGAAGATCGGCGACCTCTACGCGTCCTTCATGGACACCGACCACATCGACGCCCTGGGCATCGGGCCGATCCGCGGCGAACTCGACAAGATCGCGGCGATCACCTCGACCGACGAACTCAGCCTGCGCATCGGACGCCTGCAACGCCACGGCGTCGGCGGATTGTTCGGTTTCTACGTGGACACCGACGCCAAACAGTCCGACCGCTACCTGGTGCACGTCGTGCAGTCGGGACTCGGCCTGCCCGACGAGTCGTACTACCGCGAGGACAAGCACGCCGAGACCCGCGACGCCTACGTCGCGCATGTGGCCCGGATGTTCGGGCTCGCCGGTGTCGACGAGTCCGAGACCCGAGCCCGCGCGGTGCTCGACCTCGAGACCGCCCTGGCGGGCCATCACTGGGATGTGGTGGCGCGCCGCGACGCCGAGAAGACCTACAACCTCATGACGTTCGCCGACTTCGCCGATGCTGCCGGGGCACTCGATGCGTCGGCCTGGCTCGGCGGATTGGGCACCAGCAGCGATACGACGTTCGCCGAGGTGGTGGTGGGTCAGCCCTCGTTCATCACCGGCGCCGGCGAACTGGTTGCCGCCCGGCCGCTCGAGGAGTGGAAGACCTGGCTGACCTGGAAGTTGCTGCATTCCGCCGCCCCGTACCTGTCCGGCGACTTCGTCGACGAGAACTTCGCCTTCTACGGCCGCACGCTGACCGGTGCGGAAACCATCCGCGACCGGTGGAAGCGCGGTGTCGGATTCGTCGAGGACTCGGCGGGTTTCGCAGTCGGAAAACTCTACGTCGACAAGCATTTCGGACCCGAAGCGAAAGCCCGGATGGACGAGCTGATCGACAATCTGGTCGCCGCCTACCGCCGCAACATCACCGAACTCGAGTGGATGACACCGACCACGCGGGAGAAGGCGCTGACCAAGTTGGCGAAGTTCACGCCGAAGATCGGCTTCCCCGCCACATGGCGTGACTATGACGCGCTCACCGTCGACCGCAACGACCTGATCGGAAACGTCGCCCGCGCCTCGTCCTTCGAGCAGGACCGCGAGTTCGCCAAGATCGGTCAACCGGTGGATCACGACGAGTGGTTCATGACGCCGCAGACGGTGAACGCCTACTACAACCCCGGGATGAACGAGATCGTCTTCCCCGCAGCCATTCTGCAGCCGCCGTTCTTCGATCCGGATGCCGACGACGCGGCCAATTACGGCGGCATCGGTGCGGTGATCGGTCACGAGATCGGCCACGGCTTCGACGATCAAGGTGCGAAGTACGACGGCGACGGTAACCTGCTGGACTGGTGGACCGACGAGGACCGCACCGAGTTCTCCGCTCGCACACGTAAACTCATCGACCAATACGGCGATTTCACCCCGGTCGGCCTCGATGAGCAGTACAAGGTCAACGGCGAGTTCACCATCGGCGAGAACATCGGGGACCTCGGCGGGCTGTCGATCGCATTGGTCGCCTATCGGCTCGCAACCGAGGGGACCACACCGCCGGTCATCGACGGACTGACCGGCGAGCAGCGGGTGTTCTTCAGCTGGGCGCAGATCTGGCGCACCAAGACCCGTGACGCGGAGGCGATCCGACGCCTGTCCATCGATCCGCACTCGCCGCCGGAGTTCCGCTGCAACGGCGTGGTCCGCAACATCGACGCGTTCTACGACGCCTTCGAGGTGGCACCCGGCGACGCCCTGTATCTCGATGAGTCCGAGCGCGTCCGGATCTGGTAG
- a CDS encoding dihydrolipoyl dehydrogenase family protein → MGVNSETSTYDVVVIGGGPVGENAADYAIRGSERTAVIIEHQLVGGECSYWACMPSKGLLGPGAALAAAQALPGARERLSDVAPDPSAVLARRDTITSGRDDSSQVEWAQNAGIDVIRGHGRIVGDRKVSVGDRHIRAREAVVIATGSIASIPPVAGLREALPWTSRDATNLIDIPERIVVLGGGVVACEAATWLLDLGVRELTMAVRGSRLLPKDEPFVGEMVANSLTERGADIRFGTELDRVERPDAADSGYGRLHGGPARVTLRGSGDTLEVDEILVAAGRAPATADLGLGAIDLPDTGPLTVDDHLIVSGHPWLYAVGDVNGRVALTHMGKYQARVAGDVIAARAEGRNLDSSRYSAFADHSAVPQVVFTRPEVAAVGITEQQARDDGVDVTVADMDIAVAGTYLLDPEYSGHAKLVIDRARDVIIGATFVGAGTAELVHSATVAVVGEVPIERLWHAVPSYPTVSEIWLRLLESLR, encoded by the coding sequence ATGGGCGTCAACTCCGAGACCAGCACCTACGACGTCGTCGTGATCGGAGGCGGACCGGTCGGTGAGAACGCCGCCGACTACGCCATCCGCGGCAGCGAGCGCACAGCGGTGATCATCGAACACCAACTCGTCGGCGGGGAGTGTTCCTACTGGGCGTGTATGCCGAGCAAAGGCCTCCTGGGACCCGGCGCGGCCCTGGCCGCGGCCCAGGCGCTGCCGGGTGCGCGAGAACGGCTGTCCGACGTGGCGCCCGACCCGTCGGCGGTCCTGGCCCGCCGCGACACCATCACGAGCGGCCGCGACGACAGCTCCCAGGTCGAGTGGGCGCAGAACGCGGGTATCGACGTGATCCGCGGGCACGGGCGCATCGTCGGCGATCGGAAGGTGTCGGTGGGCGATCGGCACATCCGGGCCCGGGAGGCCGTGGTGATCGCCACCGGCAGCATCGCATCGATCCCGCCGGTGGCCGGGCTGCGCGAGGCCTTGCCGTGGACGTCGCGAGATGCCACGAACCTCATCGACATCCCGGAGCGCATCGTGGTGCTCGGCGGGGGCGTGGTGGCTTGCGAGGCGGCCACCTGGCTGCTGGACCTGGGTGTGCGTGAGCTGACGATGGCCGTGCGCGGCAGTCGGCTGCTGCCCAAGGACGAGCCCTTCGTCGGCGAGATGGTCGCGAACTCGCTCACCGAGCGCGGTGCCGACATCCGGTTCGGGACCGAGCTCGACCGCGTCGAGCGGCCTGACGCGGCCGACAGCGGATACGGCCGGCTGCACGGAGGCCCGGCGCGGGTGACGTTGCGCGGCTCCGGTGACACCCTCGAGGTCGACGAGATCCTCGTCGCGGCCGGGCGTGCCCCGGCCACCGCGGATCTCGGCCTCGGCGCCATCGACCTGCCGGACACCGGACCGCTCACGGTCGACGACCATCTGATCGTGTCCGGCCATCCGTGGCTCTACGCGGTCGGTGACGTCAACGGGCGGGTGGCGCTGACGCACATGGGCAAGTACCAGGCGCGCGTCGCCGGCGACGTGATCGCTGCGCGGGCCGAGGGACGCAACCTCGACAGCTCGCGGTACTCGGCGTTCGCCGACCATTCCGCGGTCCCCCAGGTGGTGTTCACCCGGCCGGAGGTGGCTGCGGTGGGCATCACCGAGCAGCAGGCCCGCGACGACGGTGTCGACGTGACGGTTGCCGACATGGACATCGCGGTCGCCGGCACCTACCTGCTGGATCCCGAGTACTCCGGGCACGCCAAGCTGGTCATCGACCGGGCGCGCGACGTCATCATCGGCGCGACGTTCGTCGGCGCCGGTACAGCCGAACTCGTCCACTCGGCGACTGTCGCGGTGGTCGGCGAGGTGCCGATCGAGCGGCTGTGGCATGCGGTGCCGTCGTATCCGACGGTCAGCGAGATCTGGTTGCGGCTGCTGGAGTCGCTGAGGTGA
- a CDS encoding pirin family protein produces the protein MVYSVIPAVDRAVTTTDWLTSRHSFSFGDHYDPSNTNHGSLLVNNDDVVTPLQGFDQHAHRESEIVTWVTSGALVHQDSEGHSGIVYPGLAQRMSAGTGVLHSERNDTWPDHPGAGTVPVRFVQMWVMPDEFGLAPSYAAADIADELAAGRLVPVASGDPNRDSAIRIANRSATLFAARLDAASTIELPGGRFTHLFVTRGTAVLGDDRLTEGDAVRGGDLGGLRLSATDDAEVLIWVMDRELRELMG, from the coding sequence ATGGTCTACTCCGTGATTCCGGCCGTCGATCGCGCGGTCACCACCACCGACTGGCTCACGTCCCGACACAGCTTCTCCTTCGGTGATCACTACGATCCATCCAACACAAATCACGGCTCGCTATTGGTGAATAACGATGATGTGGTCACTCCGTTACAGGGCTTTGACCAACATGCGCACCGCGAGTCTGAAATCGTCACGTGGGTCACGTCCGGCGCACTGGTTCACCAGGATTCGGAAGGTCACTCGGGAATCGTCTACCCCGGTCTGGCACAACGGATGAGCGCAGGCACGGGGGTGCTCCACTCGGAGCGCAACGACACCTGGCCGGACCATCCCGGGGCGGGCACCGTACCCGTCCGGTTCGTGCAGATGTGGGTGATGCCCGACGAGTTCGGGCTGGCGCCCTCCTACGCCGCCGCCGACATCGCCGACGAGCTGGCCGCCGGCCGTCTCGTACCGGTTGCATCCGGAGATCCGAATCGTGACTCGGCGATCCGCATCGCCAACCGTTCGGCCACCCTGTTCGCCGCCCGCCTCGATGCCGCGAGCACGATCGAGTTGCCCGGCGGACGCTTCACCCACCTCTTCGTCACCCGGGGCACTGCGGTGTTGGGCGACGATCGGCTGACCGAGGGCGACGCGGTCCGCGGTGGCGATCTCGGCGGCCTGCGATTGTCGGCGACCGACGACGCCGAGGTCCTCATCTGGGTGATGGATCGAGAACTGCGCGAACTCATGGGCTGA